The genomic DNA CCCCATTCCATCCAGCTGCCTGAAAGCACCTTaccctgctgctcttcccaccGGAGCTGGGCGGAGGGCTTGATGGAGAGACAAGGAGGATTGCTTGGCATGGCAAAAGGAAGCTGGGCTGAAAACCCCCGAGCTACAAAAcctttgcattttccttcttgCCTCCATGCCTTTATCCTTCAAACTCCCATCGAAGCCCAAAAAGCTGGTCTGCAGAGAACGGCGTTGGTAAGCCGACCCTCACCACTGCTAGAATTCTTTGTTACTATACACTTTTGGTGGTCGTAACAAAGCAGAGCCCCGGTGCGTCCCGTCTCTCTCTCAGGGAGCACGGACCGGCGGCCAGGTGCCGGCGCTCGCCGCTCCGCAGGGAAAGCGCTGGGagcggcggcgctgccgggcCCCGCCTTCCCCACACCGCGCCCGCGAGGAGCCCGCCCTGCGGCCGGGCCGGTGGCACCCCTGAAGGGACGGGACCCTCCGGGGGCCTCCACCTCATGCCCAGGGCGGCGGGGACTCGGGGCTGCTCCTGAGCGCCCGCTGTGAGGGGCGGGGGAGGCGGGGCGACAGTGGGGCCCCACCCCCGCGCAATCATCGTAAgaactgaattaaaataaaatgttaaaagctgccagggcagagggcGGTGGTTTGAGGGTTTGAGGGGAGGGTTGCAGCGGGGGGGCGGTGTGTGTGTATCTCTATGTGTGTATCTCTATGTGCGTGTATCTCTATGTGTGTGTATctctatgtgtgtgtgtgtgtgaggggagTGGGGGGGGCGGCTGCCGGCGGCGCCACGCGCCGGGCGCGCGCGGGGGCGGGGGCGCGCGCGGGGGAGGGCGCgggcgggggcgcggcggcggcgggcgcgcgTGGCGCGGCGTGCGCGGCGCGTGCGGCCGGCgggggcccggcggcggcggcggcggcgcgtTGATAAGGGGCCGGCCGGCAGCGGGGCTCGCCGCAGAGGCGCGGAGCGGCGCAGGGAGAGCACCGGCATGGGGGTGAACTGCCCCGCGCTGCCCACACGCGCCTCCTTTGTCTCGCTTTAAATTTAGTTTcgaatttattttttttttaattattggaaaagttttggttgtttttagatatatactttttttttttttttccccgccCGCCGCCACCGTGGCCGCCCGGCGATGAACGGCGGGGCTCTGCCGCCGCTGCCTGCCGCCGCAccccgcggccgccggcggCCCGCCTCCCCCGAGCTGCTGCGCTGCAAGCGCCGCCTGGCCTTCGCCGCCCTGCCGGGCaccggggcggccgcggccgccgtGGCCCGTCGGAACGAGCGGGAGCGCAACCGCGTGCGGCTCGTCAACCTGGGCTTCGCCGCCCTCCGCCAGCACGTCCCGCACGGCGCCGCCAGCAAGAAGATGAGTAAGGTGGAGACCCTCCGCTCCGCCGTCGAGTACATCCGCGCCCTGCAGCGGCTCCTCGACGAGCACGACGCCGCCGCCTCTTTCCCCGACGGCCGCGGGCGGGTGGCCGTCGGGGAAGttggcggcggcggcggctaCTCCTCCGCTTCTCCCTCCTTCGCCTCCTCCGCGCCCGGCTCGCCCTGCTCCTCCGAGGAGAGCGGCTACGACGCGGCGCTCAGCCCCGAGGAGCGGGAGCTGCTGGACTTCACCAGCTGGCTGGGGAGCTACTGACACGGCGGGAGGTGAGGGGCAGCCGCAGGGGAGGGGGCACCGCGTCCTCCCCCGGCGCTCGGGGGAGCGGGGCACGAACCCACCGGGGCTCTCCTCCCGTCTCTCCGCAGCCGCGCTCAGCCCGCAGCACGCCGCCACCCGCGGTCtcggcggcagcagcagcatcccctcGAAAGTACTGGCCTCTACTCCGGCGGGGTCCCGGTGGCTGCTTTCCTCGCCGGGTTCAGCCGTCGTCTTGTGACTGTGGAAAGTGCAATGGGGTAGCTGACTGCGGGGTCCCGCTCCTTGTGAGGGGGAAGCGGCTCCGCCTGCTCGCCGGCAGCTGCCGACCCACGGAGAGGATGCCCGAGCGAACCTGCGTCCCCCCGCCGCTGCTGTCCGGTGTTGCTTTGGAGgggtggaaaagaaaaaaagaaattagaaacaCTTGATGCTTCCTTGTTTCTGGAGGGGGAGGGAATTTTTTATCATGTCAGATTCTATTTTATATGTAACTTGAACTGCCTATAGGGACACTGGTGTATGAAGACTTATTTTTGTACAAGAAACCTTAGAGAAAAGGGATGAGATGGTTCTATTTTTAGCAGGTCCTATCCACTCGTTCTTGAACACTACCAGCTGGAATGTTTTGGGAACATACATGGTATAGATGAAAAGGTGTTTgtttggattgttttttttaattattctctCCAAACACTTTGGTAAAAGACTGTAAAGTTATGTTGTGTTTTAACGTGATGTCTGAGTTTGCCTGGTGTGAAGGTCCACCTCtctgaaaactgaagttttttttaaaaaaagattattgAAGGCATTTTTGTATGCACTTGCTAGGATTTCTTAAGTTGTACATATGCAGTTTTTAAGAGAGTATCATATTTTATGTAAATTgactttataaataaaaatctatttataaaTGGCTTGAGGGCTGTAAGATACGTGTTGGCCAGAATTGTCCCAGGTGACTTAACTATGAAGGGGTGGGAGAGGGGAGTAACAAGCAATACAGCAGAGAGGCAGTTCTCCCTGGACCAGGTTTCATGTGCAGAAGGAAATAAGCACCATAGCATAATCTTCAGGcttacttttttccctcccattcAAGTGTTACAAATTCAGCACTTGGAGCTGGTCCTGCAGGGAAGTTGTGTGGGGAGCTGCAGATGTGCATAGGAGACAAGGCAGGCTCGGTGCTGGTAACCCCTGTCCTGCACATGCAGaaggtgcagctgcaggaggctgggatgATGGGAGAGTCACGGGAAGGTAAGGAGGAAGTGGGTATCTGAAGTTTGTttgtcctggcagcagctcttaGGAGGTAGGTTGGGGTGCCTTTATTCAGGGGAGCAGCACCTCTAAGAACTGTGTTTCCCTTTAAAAACCACATGAAACCCACAGTGTCCCACATTGTCCTATTCTAACCTGAGCTGTATGTACAGTCTTTATCTAAAGACAATAAGCAAATGTGAATTGCTCCTTGGAAACTACAGTCAGACTCATAAGCTCTGTCCATTACTACATGCCGAAGACCTGCTTCAGGGGAGGTGAGCCAGAGGTAAAAACTGTGCATCTTTAAGGTAAAAAAGctgtgaaacaaaacacagggCTGATGACATGGAAAACTATGGCAGAGATTGTTAATTTCCTTAAAGAGCTGTAGTGAACGTTAGAAGTTGAATGGAGCAAAATGGGCTGGCCTGTAGAACATGCTGAACGaacacaaagcagaaatggTTATTAAAATTGACCTACTTTACAGGGACCCTGTGTATAATTTCTGCTGCCTTAGTAGTGGGAAGGTAAAATTTTTCAGGAGTATCACTCAGCAATTCCAGATTCAGTAATTACAGTGGATGCTCTGTAATCGAGATCTGTAAGGGTATTCCACATACATGAGTCCAttcaaagagggaaaaaagccctCCAAAACAAGCCATGGGAAAATGAAGGCTCTAAGAGCACACAGCATTTAGGAGCCTGCAATCAAGAGCAATAGTTATTGTGCTTCAAGTTCATTCCCTAATAAAAGTTGCTCTAATAAACAGTCTCTTTGAACGGCACAGGGAATTCAAGTGTTTAATAAATGTCTTGAAAAGGTTTTGTACCCTTTATGGCTCTTCAACAGTACCCCAGGTAGGAGCAAGGTAAGTgagctgtcctgggctgtgcttggcagcagcagggaggcctAGTGGAATGGGGGAGTAACGTGGTACCTTTCCCCAGGGAGAGTTTAAGGGCTTCATCCTCACAGATGACCTCCAAAAAATTAGCCAAACATAAACGCATAGAGAGGGACACATATTTATACTCAGCCTAAACCAACATCGTGTCATCTTTTCCAGGCAGGTTAGAAATTGGGACTGCTGCATTGATCTGCACCAGTGTCCCATTATTGCAGAATGCATTTGTTTAAAGCATGATACTACTGCTTGGcaggggtggggttttttttccttccttaggTGAACTGATCGTTTTAGTATTTCCAAAAGCAGTATTTGGCTCTCAGTCAAGTAACTCCCAGCATTGTTACCAGGTACATCTGAGCACCCAAGATACCATTGCAGGAACTTTGAAGCAGTATCAACTGTAACTCTATCGGCAAGAAATTAGCTGTAAGCGATTTTCACTTAAGCAATACTAATattaggaggggaaaaagagctTAGTCAGCATCACATTACCTTAATGCTGTCAGTCAGTGCTTCAGTCAAAACTAGAGGGAAATCAGAAAGGcacaattttctttcaaaacccTCACAGTGGTCATGAGTCTTCCAAACAGCTGAAGGGGAAGAaggtgcagaaaaaaatatgtatgtgtgtTTTAGAAACACAGGATGGACAGAGGGACTCCTTTCCCCAG from Sylvia atricapilla isolate bSylAtr1 chromosome 6, bSylAtr1.pri, whole genome shotgun sequence includes the following:
- the ASCL2 gene encoding achaete-scute homolog 2, yielding MNGGALPPLPAAAPRGRRRPASPELLRCKRRLAFAALPGTGAAAAAVARRNERERNRVRLVNLGFAALRQHVPHGAASKKMSKVETLRSAVEYIRALQRLLDEHDAAASFPDGRGRVAVGEVGGGGGYSSASPSFASSAPGSPCSSEESGYDAALSPEERELLDFTSWLGSY